TATAAAAAAGGCAGTCCGATGCACTAAGACTCTCGCTATGcacagggtccggggaagggtctgaccacaagggtctattgtacgcagccttaccttgcatttctgccataaactgttttcaaggcttgaatcCGTGACCTCTTggtaacatgacaacaactttatcAGTTACTTCAAGACTTCCGaaagtataaaataataataaaaaaacattaGAAAGTAGTAGGCCTTGATCATTGAGTAGTATTTTTAAGTATTATCTTAAGATTTACAAGAAGAAACAGAAAAGTTCCTCTTTCATCAGTCATCTCTAACACCATCAACAGAGCAGCACAACATTTTTATATACTCTTCTTAAACCCCCTTCTTCCCCTGCCCCCTCACCTTCAACCACTTTACTAATTCTCCCATAATAATCCCAttcccatattatcatatagTACTATATTACAATATTCCATTCCCATATTACAACAAAACCCTCCATACTTCTCCCAatattgatgaataaataaattcatatcttacaaaattttgaagaaaaataataataaaaaatatagttaCCCACGCGTTTCTTTTTCTAAATTTCTCAAATTTCAGACCTTTTCATCTGCTCCACATgtctaaaaaaaaaagttatggaGAAATTAAGATCCCGAAAATTCGAAAACTTTGTCGGCATATATTCGGGTCGGGTCTTCTTATAGGGAACGTCAAAACCGGATCCGCTTAGTATTCCAGCCGAAGCAAACGCCTCAAATCTCTAGTAGCAAAGTCATCAAAGGACTTGAAATCTTCCTGCTTTTTATTGAAAAAGGAAGGCAAGGGAAGAGCTCTAGGCGACGGCGAATTTGAAAAAGCTGAACCGGCGTAGACGTCAGCCGACGATAACCCGACCCGGATCTGCTTGGGCAGCATTTCGGTTTGACTCGGTCCGTTTACATAGATCGAATTCAGCGAATCCAAAGACTCACCTCTCCTCAAAATCGTCACCTTGCCCATAACTACGCCACCGTTAGACTTTCCGGCGTTGTGAGTCGGTCTCAAATCTTCGGAACTCGCAATTCTCCTCCTCATCAACGGCTCAGGTTGGTTTTTCAGCTTCTTCTTCTCGGATCTTTCCCTTTCCGTTCTGACGTCCGGTTTCCGGTTCCCATAGGAAGACCTAGAGTTAAAATAGCCATTTCCGTTTCCAAAATTGGTTCTCCGACGATAGCAGGCCGTCGGTGAAACTCTGAAGCGTTGAATTAAAATATCCTGTGGCCGCAAAACCTCTGTTGCCATAATTTTTTCGTATAATGAAAATCAACAGAGTTGTTGAAAATGGGTTACAGGAATTGAAAAAAGAAGGTTGAATAATTTCTGATTTTTCCTGTTCCTTGTGGTGAGGATAAGGAGGGAAAttgtttgttatttttctctctcaatTGTCAAGGAAAAGGGAAAAACAGTTATTCTTGTTtgtttttttgaatttgaagaattgggtTAGGAGGACAGAAGGTTTAAATACAAAGAGGGGAGAGAAAAAAGATAGACAAGATGTGGGGACGAGGGATGCGCGGGTTGAGGGGATTTGTTTTTATGGGGCGAATGGTctctgttttttttaatttaatccGCAATGCTGAATAAACATTACAAATCGCAAATTTGGTAATATTTTCATGAATGGAAAATAAGtacattttattctttattttaaaatatttaatatattacTTATTTCTAaagttttatatataatataacaaaatattatacaacaac
This Solanum dulcamara chromosome 8, daSolDulc1.2, whole genome shotgun sequence DNA region includes the following protein-coding sequences:
- the LOC129899705 gene encoding uncharacterized protein LOC129899705, with the protein product MATEVLRPQDILIQRFRVSPTACYRRRTNFGNGNGYFNSRSSYGNRKPDVRTERERSEKKKLKNQPEPLMRRRIASSEDLRPTHNAGKSNGGVVMGKVTILRRGESLDSLNSIYVNGPSQTEMLPKQIRVGLSSADVYAGSAFSNSPSPRALPLPSFFNKKQEDFKSFDDFATRDLRRLLRLEY